The following proteins are co-located in the Pseudomonas cavernae genome:
- a CDS encoding putative 2-aminoethylphosphonate ABC transporter ATP-binding protein, which yields MSSSVPAAHLQVRGIHKRFGAFTALDGVSLDVAQGELVCLLGPSGCGKTTLLRCIAGLERQDGGSLHSGARDISSLPPQARDYGILFQSYALFPNLTVAQNIGYGLNNLSRDEQRARVAEMLELVDLAGSEQKYPGQLSGGQQQRVAMARALAPAPSLLLLDEPMSALDARVREHLCGELRQLQQRLDITTLMVTHNQDEAMLMADRIAVMNHGRIEQYASPQELYCQPATPFVAEFVGQGNWLPFERDGQGQACIGGQPVQLSDSRGGMRGRLFCRPEAIGVNPASHADNRFRAQVREITFLGNRCRMSFELAQLPGHALLAELAPEHMPQLAGPEIWVSLPPRSLQVFA from the coding sequence ATGTCCAGTTCAGTCCCCGCCGCCCATTTGCAGGTGCGTGGTATCCACAAGCGCTTCGGCGCCTTCACCGCGCTCGATGGGGTGTCGCTAGACGTCGCCCAGGGCGAGCTGGTGTGCCTGCTCGGCCCCTCCGGTTGCGGCAAGACCACGCTGCTGCGCTGCATCGCCGGCCTCGAGCGCCAGGACGGCGGCAGCCTGCACAGCGGTGCGCGCGACATCTCGAGCCTGCCGCCGCAGGCGCGCGACTACGGCATCCTGTTCCAGTCCTACGCGCTGTTCCCCAACCTGACGGTGGCGCAGAACATCGGTTACGGCCTGAACAACCTCAGCCGCGACGAGCAGCGCGCGCGGGTGGCGGAAATGCTCGAGCTGGTCGACCTGGCCGGCAGCGAGCAGAAATATCCCGGTCAGCTCTCCGGCGGCCAGCAGCAGCGGGTCGCCATGGCCCGCGCGCTGGCGCCGGCGCCGTCGCTGCTGCTGCTCGATGAGCCGATGTCGGCGCTGGATGCGCGGGTGCGCGAGCATCTGTGCGGCGAGTTGCGCCAGCTGCAGCAGCGCCTCGACATCACCACCCTGATGGTCACCCACAACCAGGACGAGGCCATGCTGATGGCCGACCGCATCGCGGTGATGAACCACGGCCGCATCGAGCAGTACGCCAGCCCCCAAGAACTCTACTGCCAGCCGGCCACGCCGTTCGTCGCCGAGTTCGTCGGCCAGGGCAACTGGCTGCCGTTCGAGCGCGACGGCCAGGGTCAGGCCTGCATCGGCGGTCAGCCGGTGCAGCTGAGCGACAGCCGCGGCGGCATGCGCGGCCGGCTGTTCTGCCGCCCGGAGGCGATCGGCGTCAATCCGGCCAGCCATGCCGACAACCGCTTCCGCGCCCAGGTGCGCGAGATCACCTTCCTCGGCAACCGCTGCCGGATGAGCTTCGAGCTGGCGCAGCTGCCCGGCCATGCGCTGCTCGCCGAGCTGGCGCCGGAGCACATGCCGCAGCTGGCCGGCCCGGAGATCTGGGTGTCGCTGCCGCCGCGCAGCCTGCAGGTGTTCGCCTGA
- a CDS encoding putative 2-aminoethylphosphonate ABC transporter permease subunit, translating into MKISPLLPLRVARGDLGDRLFVVGGQWLLLVLLTGAVLLPLLAIFWRGFSAEAGQGGGLLAARELLASANFHWLLGNSLKVSLCVALIVVPLAYLFAYALQRTRIPAKGLWRGISLLPLLAPSMLPGIALIYLFGNQGVLRGLFADNIYGFWGIVLGEAIYTFPHALMILLSALALADARLFDAASSMGASPWKAFRSITWPGSRQGVFAAFCLVFTLCITDFGVPVVVGGDYQVLALEAYKAVVGQQQFGRGALIGMVLLVPALFSFAVDLWLRRRQREAMSGRAQVFQPQPARRRDAAFLLLVGLLCSVLLLVFGMAVYSSLVRFWPYDLSLALDHYSFADLPGGWLAYRNSLLLAAGTALFGSLLIFTGAYLIEKTRQSALTQALRLLSFVPMAVPGLVLGLGYVFFFNLPSNPLSGLYGSLSLLVVCTIAHFLTTAQLTASTALRQLDGEFEAAALSLKMPLYRHYLRVTLPICLPALLDIVRYLFVSAMTTVSAAIFLYSPDSLLAAVAVLNMDDAGNVGGAAAMSTLILLTSAAVSLLLAWASRGLLRRSQAWRHGGAPAIA; encoded by the coding sequence ATGAAGATCAGCCCGCTGTTGCCGTTGCGCGTGGCGCGCGGCGATCTGGGCGACCGCCTGTTCGTCGTTGGCGGCCAATGGCTGCTGCTGGTGCTGCTGACCGGCGCCGTGCTGCTGCCGCTGCTGGCGATCTTCTGGCGCGGCTTCAGCGCCGAGGCCGGGCAGGGCGGCGGCCTGCTCGCCGCGCGCGAGCTGCTGGCCAGCGCCAACTTCCACTGGCTGCTCGGCAACAGCCTCAAGGTCTCGCTCTGCGTGGCGCTGATCGTGGTGCCGCTGGCCTACCTGTTCGCCTATGCCCTGCAACGCACGCGGATTCCGGCCAAGGGCCTGTGGCGCGGCATCTCGCTGCTGCCGCTGCTGGCGCCGTCGATGCTGCCGGGCATCGCCCTGATCTACCTGTTCGGCAACCAGGGCGTGCTGCGCGGGCTGTTCGCCGACAACATCTACGGTTTCTGGGGCATCGTCCTCGGCGAGGCCATCTACACCTTCCCGCATGCGCTGATGATCCTCCTCTCGGCGCTGGCGCTGGCCGATGCGCGCCTGTTCGACGCCGCCTCGAGCATGGGCGCCTCGCCCTGGAAGGCGTTTCGCAGCATCACCTGGCCGGGCAGCCGCCAGGGCGTGTTCGCCGCCTTCTGCCTGGTGTTCACCCTGTGCATCACCGACTTCGGCGTGCCGGTGGTGGTTGGCGGTGATTATCAGGTGCTGGCGCTGGAAGCCTACAAGGCGGTGGTCGGCCAGCAGCAGTTCGGCCGCGGCGCGCTGATCGGCATGGTCCTGCTGGTGCCGGCGCTGTTCAGCTTCGCCGTCGACCTGTGGCTGCGCCGCCGTCAGCGCGAGGCCATGAGCGGCCGCGCCCAGGTGTTCCAGCCGCAGCCGGCGCGTCGCCGCGATGCGGCCTTCCTGCTCCTCGTCGGCCTGCTGTGCAGCGTGCTGCTGCTGGTGTTCGGCATGGCGGTGTATTCCTCGCTGGTACGGTTCTGGCCCTACGACCTCAGCCTGGCGCTGGATCACTACAGCTTCGCCGACCTGCCCGGCGGCTGGCTGGCCTACCGCAACAGCCTGCTGCTGGCGGCCGGCACCGCGCTGTTCGGCAGCCTGCTGATCTTCACCGGCGCCTACCTGATCGAGAAGACCCGCCAGAGCGCCTTGACCCAGGCCCTGCGCCTGCTCAGCTTCGTGCCGATGGCGGTGCCCGGCCTGGTTCTCGGCCTCGGCTACGTGTTCTTCTTCAACCTGCCGAGCAACCCGCTGAGCGGCCTGTACGGCAGCCTGAGCCTGCTGGTGGTGTGCACCATCGCCCACTTTCTGACCACCGCGCAGCTGACCGCCAGCACCGCGCTGCGCCAGCTCGACGGCGAGTTCGAGGCCGCCGCGCTGTCGCTGAAGATGCCGCTGTACCGCCACTACCTGCGCGTCACCCTGCCGATCTGCCTGCCGGCGCTGCTCGACATCGTCCGCTACCTGTTCGTCTCGGCGATGACCACGGTGTCGGCGGCGATCTTCCTCTACAGCCCGGACAGCCTGCTCGCCGCCGTCGCCGTGCTGAACATGGACGACGCCGGCAACGTCGGCGGCGCCGCCGCCATGTCGACCCTGATCCTGCTCACCTCGGCCGCCGTCTCGCTGCTGCTGGCCTGGGCCTCGCGCGGTCTGTTGCGCCGCTCGCAGGCCTGGCGCCACGGCGGCGCGCCGGCGATCGCCTGA